A region of Diospyros lotus cultivar Yz01 chromosome 3, ASM1463336v1, whole genome shotgun sequence DNA encodes the following proteins:
- the LOC127796616 gene encoding transcription factor bHLH61-like isoform X2, protein MVSREHKRAAALHEKLHLLRSITNSHALEETSIILDASKYIGELKRKVERLNQDIETAQSSSDQDSVEVTVETLAKGYLINVISEKSCPGLLVSVLEAFEDLGLNVQEARISCANSFQLEAVGGEINEDNEERVDAQVVKEAVSQAVKNWSQTSEQD, encoded by the exons ATGGTTTCTAGGGAACACAAGCGCGCAGCTGCCCTGCATGAGAAGCTGCACCTGCTTCGTTCCATTACTAACTCTCATGCA CTAGAGGAAACCTCAATCATCTTAGATGCATCAAAGTACATAGGGGAGCTGAAACGCAAGGTGGAAAGACTGAATCAAGATATCGAGACGGCGCAAAGCTCGAGTGATCAAGATTCTGTG GAGGTTACAGTGGAAACCCTAGCCAAGGGCTACCTAATTAATGTAATCTCAGAGAAAAGTTGCCCCGGCCTGCTTGTCTCGGTTCTTGAAGCTTTTGAAGATCTGGGCCTTAATGTGCAGGAAGCTAGGATCTCTTGTGCCAATAGTTTTCAACTCGAAGCGGTTGGAGGAGAAATA AATGAAGACAATGAAGAAAGGGTTGATGCCCAAGTGGTAAAGGAAGCAGTGTCTCAGGCTGTCAAGAACTGGAGCCAAACCAGTGAGCAAGATTAA
- the LOC127796616 gene encoding transcription factor bHLH61-like isoform X1, which yields MVSREHKRAAALHEKLHLLRSITNSHALEETSIILDASKYIGELKRKVERLNQDIETAQSSSDQDSVQEVTVETLAKGYLINVISEKSCPGLLVSVLEAFEDLGLNVQEARISCANSFQLEAVGGEINEDNEERVDAQVVKEAVSQAVKNWSQTSEQD from the exons ATGGTTTCTAGGGAACACAAGCGCGCAGCTGCCCTGCATGAGAAGCTGCACCTGCTTCGTTCCATTACTAACTCTCATGCA CTAGAGGAAACCTCAATCATCTTAGATGCATCAAAGTACATAGGGGAGCTGAAACGCAAGGTGGAAAGACTGAATCAAGATATCGAGACGGCGCAAAGCTCGAGTGATCAAGATTCTGTG CAGGAGGTTACAGTGGAAACCCTAGCCAAGGGCTACCTAATTAATGTAATCTCAGAGAAAAGTTGCCCCGGCCTGCTTGTCTCGGTTCTTGAAGCTTTTGAAGATCTGGGCCTTAATGTGCAGGAAGCTAGGATCTCTTGTGCCAATAGTTTTCAACTCGAAGCGGTTGGAGGAGAAATA AATGAAGACAATGAAGAAAGGGTTGATGCCCAAGTGGTAAAGGAAGCAGTGTCTCAGGCTGTCAAGAACTGGAGCCAAACCAGTGAGCAAGATTAA